One stretch of Bombus terrestris chromosome 5, iyBomTerr1.2, whole genome shotgun sequence DNA includes these proteins:
- the LOC100648672 gene encoding myosin-I heavy chain isoform X1 translates to MVAKHFTQGSSPELGVPDMTVISDIDETGINRNLQVRYKRDQIYTYTGSILVAVNPYKEVDFYTNEYVNRYHGQKMGSLEPHVFALAEAAYRSLQDTESNQSCVISGESGAGKTETTKFILQYLCSVTSNVDTWVEQQILEANTILEAFGNAKTVRNDNSSRFGKFMQVCFDSKWMIKGCIIQDYLLEQSRITFQSSGERNYHVFYQLVEAGTRDEEFAEQYKLMPASHYKYLNQSGCVKIDGISDCKKLDALRLAFNVLQVAPEMCEGIFRVLSAILWLGNLSFEDVDGERCELTKEDLDIVGTVAPLLGLQVEDLTKVVLIRQINVRGNITEIPLKVQEARENRHAMAKALYSRTFAWLINHINNCTNPGQDSSRFLGVLDIFGFENFAVNSFEQLCINYTNEKLHKFFNHYVFALEQELYRQEEIQYSHITFTDNTMCLELIEKPPRCVLKLLTEQCHMPKGSDLAYLTNLHAEFENHPCYVKGDDRRKWEKEFGVKHYAGCVTYAVEGFVDKNRDVQQDVFFDFMSRSTNEFVQEITVYQDLLGCTVARASGNATTMSRGTSKGKPTLCDSFRHQLQALVDVLQATTPWYARCIKPNMQKVSNHYDEKLVLDQLKYLGMLDIIRIRKEGFPIHMPFHDFIARYRCLDKARLSRSYNEKEAVRCLISSQGIPETEWQIGKTKVFLRSYVHEPLEDCRNQMVTSNAMMIQKIWRGYVVRREYKRVRDAALKVQHAYRGWKLRIMFIRKRRAAIVIQSHLRGVFAREVAAALREMRRVDEEMRKRERLEEERRLMEDKKALEESQSAQYNGIVGMEPGKAQEEIAALSQMAEQMNSKMAASDLQSVDLDNLFSFLSDVQSTKGNQIIEEIGEQMDALVEDLDVELETVIQQEMELNSKAESKANTPNGQEATSPLQQSSQQQQQQQRIPCPNTGKLGQPSLPEPTEPPPPPPPPATALTMNGGDSSIDNGEPIYESVLPREENSPSSPILVNGNSGPLVNGESCGSPPPAPNNKVIKEPIAGSPPSRPESRNSNSLHLLHHNHHQPVPQQQQNGHDQQQQQAQQSQQPPVEREQRRKCRVERKLQELEDKKEPDNEVTYHDIVEFAQNYFNSHERSPEGTIMATLTRKSRGKSVEFIPKYEMVTYYKGSTIPNSHIHMYDPDNVNVACSVFRDLCKYIRGEMKLDQEIATIQSIIGYGIEREELRDEIFVQCMRQATNNPNPEWAERVWLLLCLAIVAFQPSKLLYKYFVSFLRKNLALEGKLRQYVQWCVDNCKNMKVSCRQHPPSTVEIAAMRRLGTIVCRFFFLDGRTKAIDVHPTDTASDAVAKLGEKLGLRSLEGWAIYQSRPDGEEHVRAHDYLYDVIAAWEMKQCKLNTAQSTFSTLRRGNNATLGSGDNRFVFKRRLFRNTREISQDPVEVNMLYAQAVYNVVKCDDFPVSEKVALQLAGLQAQVALGDPKDNDRLDYYSEVDSFLPYRISRARGDDVWVPIIAQAHRQYGAGRKELAAKVLYLSCVMQYPLYGTTMFNVTYRGYWSYGNQLILGINCDGLMLIKPDDKFVLSEYRYQDVESIMLDPSDSFITLSLLRHNPDSSHKCFVFETPQKNEIGSLIVSYCPALAGWITENEVPTKKLKCITNEDRIRLYHNLVNCRRTLVDAEILRKPQDSGGGFLRNTLRRLSKHKIEKLRQEHGSATDHGETYKGFPYAYWAFSRQTIPQSLSKLPDPDEQMALSVFQLILTYAGLGQNGDTVRRVEDEHVNLIQTVMERCIRKENLLGELYLQLIKQTTDHPDPNSRVNLRHWALLSLACSVILPPQKVIRKYLIAHLKRCASDYVTEEGKYARFAEKCLYKTQGTRRRQWPPSREEIMCTINRRPIYARFHFMDGQYHAVEFHPSATARDVMEIIKTKIGLEETAMGYAIYEVLGPTERALIPEEKIADVMSKWERYRTANAQQNQSQRKHAHHFFLFKKHLFLDQYMNLDDPVEKELLYHQVLHDLRADRFPITEKEAMMLTALQAQLELGDCEDAVSDHDYRTISSHCLPPRLVPSLCIEGVLQHHQSLRGMTPPEAKKAFLNLIQSWPLHRATIFDVMQSFTSNWPRVLWLAVDQQGLHLLEHRSRNTLCTYEYSSILSYSPAVSCLMIITGTDKKQSKVILTTSQAHQIANLIREYMDVLQSPPEVPKRESAIAQQIAQQPIQQPSTNLTAPAGGRKSRPASVLHRGAPVIQSQAS, encoded by the exons ACGTACACAGGATCCATACTGGTGGCTGTGAATCCGTACAAAGAAGTGGACTTCTACACGAAC GAGTACGTGAATCGATATCATGGCCAGAAGATGGGCTCCTTGGAGCCACACGTATTCGCGTTGGCGGAAGCAGCGTACAGGTCTCTCCAGGACACGGAGAGCAATCAATCCTGCGTGATATCGGGAGAAAGTGGCGCTGGCAAGACGGAAACCACGAAATTCATCTTGCAGTACCTTTGCTCGGTGACGAGCAATGTCGATACGTGGGTGGAACAACAAATTCTAGAGGCGAACACCATCCTCGAAGCTTTCG GGAACGCAAAGACAGTAAGGAACGACAACAGCTCCCGGTTTGGCAAGTTTATGCAGGTGTGCTTCGACAGTAAGTGGATGATCAAAGGCTGTATCATCCAAGATTACTTGCTTGAGCAGAGCCGTATAACTTTTCAAAGTAGCGGAGAAAGGAATTACCATGTGTTCTATCAGCTGGTCGAAGCTGGAACCAGAGACGAGGAATTCGCGGAACAATATAAACTGATGCCAGCAAGCCACTACAAGTATTTGAATCAGTCTGGTTGTGTGAAGATCGATGGAATCTCCGACTGCAAGAAACTCGACGCTCTTAGGCTTGCGTTTAACGTGCTACAG GTCGCGCCGGAAATGTGCGAGGGTATTTTCAGAGTCCTGTCTGCCATTCTTTGGTTGGGGAATTTGAGCTTCGAGGACGTGGATGGCGAAAGATGCGAACTAACTAAAGAAGACCTTGACATCGTTGGTACGGTTGCTCCTTTGCTCGGGCTGCAGGTTGAGGATCTCACCAAAGTGGTGCTTATACGACAGATAAACGTCCGCGGAAATATCACCGAGATACCATTGAAGGTTCAAGAAGCCCGTGAAAATAGGCATGCGATGGCAAAAGCATTGTACTCGAGAACGTTCGCCTGGTTAATCAATCATATAAACAATTGCACGAATCCTGGCCAGGATAGCTCGAGATTTCTTGGTGTTTTGGATATATTTGGCTTTGAGAACTTTGCCGTCAACAGTTTCGAGCAACTGTGTATCAATTACACGAACGAGAAGCTGCATAAGTTTTTCAATCACTACGTGTTCGCACTGGAACAAGAACTA TATCGACAGGAAGAGATCCAATACTCCCATATCACCTTCACTGACAACACCATGTGCCTGGAATTAATCGAGAAACCTCCACGATGTGTTCTTAAATTACTGACCGAGCAGTGCCATATGCCGAAAGGCTCGGACCTAGCTTACCTGACCAATTTGCATGCAGAATTCGAGAATCATCCTTGCTACGTGAAAGGGGACGATCGACGAAAATGGGAGAAAGAATTTGGAGTGAAACACTACGCTGGATGCGTTACTTACGCAGTCGAAGGATTTGTCGATAAGAATCGAGATGTACAACAAGATGTGTTCTTCGATTTTATGTCTAGGAGCACAAATGAATTTGTTCAAgaaattacagtttatcaggATCTTTTGGGATGCACGGTAGCTCGTGCAAGTGGAAATGCAACTACCATGTCTCGTGGAACATCCAAGGGAAAACCAACCCTCTGTGATTCCTTCAGACATCAGTTGCAGGCTCTGGTTGATGTTCTTCAAGCTACCACACCCTGGTACGCTAGATGCATCAAGCCAAATATGCAAAAAGTGTCGAATCACTATGACGAGAAGCTGGTTCTGGACCAGTTGAAATATTTAGGCATGTTAGATATTATTAGAATAAGGAAGGAAGGCTTTCCTATACACATGCCTTTCCACGACTTTATAGCGAGATATCGTTGTTTGGATAAAGCACGTTTATCACGTTCTTATAACGAGAAAGAGGCTGTTAGGTGTTTAATCAGTAGTCAGGGTATCCCTGAAACTGAATGGCAAATAGGCAAAACTAAAGTGTTTTTAAGAAGCTATGTACACGAGCCACTGGAAGATTGTAGAAACCAAATGGTTACCAGTAACGCTATGATGATACAGAAAATATGGAGAGGCTACGTAGTTCGACGAG AGTATAAACGCGTGAGAGACGCTGCATTGAAAGTGCAACATGCATACCGAGGCTGGAAACTGAGAATAATGTTCATCAGAAAACGAAGAGCAGCCATTGTGATACAGAGTCATCTGCGTGGCGTATTCGCAAGGGAGGTTGCGGCTGCTTTGAGAGAAATGAGACGAGTAGACGAAGAAATGAGGAAGAGGGAGAGATTGGAAGAGGAGAGAAGATTGATGGAGGATAAGAAGGCTCTGGAAGAAAGTcaaag CGCACAGTACAATGGTATTGTCGGGATGGAACCCGG AAAAGCGCAAGAAGAGATCGCTGCATTGTCGCAGATGGCGGAGCAAATGAATTCTAAAATGGCTGCCTCAGATTTGCAGTCTGTAGACTTGGACAacctattttcatttttatctgaCGTGCAATCGACGAAGGGTAATCAGATAATTGAAGAAATTGGTGAACAAATGGATGCATTGGTCGAAGACCTCGATGTGGAACTGGAGACTGTAATTCAGCAAGAAATGGAGTTAAATTCAAAGGCGGAATCTAAAGCAAATACTCCAAATGGGCAAGAAGCTACCTCGCCATTGCAACAATCAtcacagcagcagcagcaacagcaaagGATACCCTGTCCAAACACTGGCAAACTCGGTCAGCCGAGTCTTCCAGAGCCCACTGAACCTCCTCCGCCTCCACCACCTCCTGCTACAGCTTTGACGATGAATGGTGGCGATTCTTCTATTGATAATGGAGAGCCTATCTACGAGTCTGTTTTACCTCGCGAAGAGAACAGTCCTAGCAGCCCAATTTTGGTCAATGGAAATTCTGGACCATTAGTTAACGGTGAATCCTGTGGTTCACCTCCACCTGCACCAAATAACAAAGTCATTAAAGAACCGATTGCTGGTAGCCCTCCATCGAGACCAGAATCTAGAAACTCAAATAGTCTCCATTTGTTACACCATAATCACCACCAACCGGTACCACAACAGCAACAGAATGGTCATgatcaacaacaacagcaggcGCAGCAATCTCAACAACCACCTGTGGAGAGAGAACAGAGACGCAAATGCAGAGTGGAGCGTAAACTTCAAGAACTAGAGGACAAAAAGGAGCCTGATAACGAAGTTACTTATCATGATATCGTAGAATTTGcgcaaaattatttcaatagcCACGAAAGATCTCCTGAGGGTACAATCATGGCTACGCTCACTAGAAAATCACGTGGCAAGAGCGTAGAATTCATTCCAAAATACGAAATGGTTACCTACTATAAAGGTTCCACTATACCGAATTCTCACATTCATATGTACGACCCTGATAACGTTAATGTGGCATGTTCTGTCTTCAGG GATCTTTGTAAGTATATAAGAGGAGAGATGAAACTAGATCAGGAAATTGCAactattcaaagtataatagGTTATGGTATTGAGCGTGAAGAATTAAGAGATGAAATTTTCGTTCAATGTATGCGACAAGCAACTAACAATCCTAACCCAGAATGGGCTGAACGAGTCTGGTTATTGCTCTGTTTGGCTATAGTTGCTTTTCAACCTAGTAAATTACTGTACAAGTACTTCGTGTCTTTCTTGCGAAAGAATTTGGCTCTCGAGGGCAAACTACGGCAATACGTTCAGTGGTGTGTggataattgtaaaaatatgaaagtttCCTGTAGACAACATCCACCGTCGACGGTAGAGATTGCGGCCATGAGGCGACTAGGCACGATAGTTTGTCGATTCTTCTTTTTGGATGGAAGAACTAAAGCAATCGATGTGCATCCAACGGATACTGCTTCCGATGCTGTTGCTAAGTTAGGTGAAAAATTGGGTCTCAGGTCTTTAGAAGGTTGGGCAATTTACCAAAGTAGACCGGATGGCGAGGAACATGTTCGAGCGCATGATTATCTATATGATGTTATAGCCGCTTGggaaat GAAACAATGCAAATTAAACACAGCACAATCAACATTTTCAACACTTCGTCGTGGGAATAATGCTACTTTAGGGAGTGGCGATAATCGATTCGTTTTCAAAAGAAGGCTTTTCCGAAATACCCGAGAAATATCCCAAGATCCCGTCGAGGTGAACATGTTGTACGCTCAagctgtatataacgttgtgaag TGCGACGATTTCCCGGTATCAGAAAAAGTCGCGCTCCAGTTGGCGGGCTTACAAGCGCAAGTCGCCTTGGGCGATCCCAAAGATAACGATCGGCTGGATTACTACAGTGAAGTGGATAGTTTTTTGCCTTATCGAATCAGCCGTGCCCGAGGCGACGATGTTTGGGTGCCAATCATAGCACAGGCACACAGACAGTATGGCGCCGGTCGCAAAGAATTGGCAGCCAAGGTGTTGTATTTATCTTGCGTGATGCAATACCCTCTCTACGGTACGACTATGTTCAACGTGACTTATCGTGGTTATTGGTCGTATGGCAATCAACTAATCTTGGGTATAAACTGCGATGGATTGATGCTGATCAAGCCGGATGATAAATTTGTCTTATCAGAGTATCGTTATCAGGATGTGGAAAGCATCATGTTAGACCCGAGTGACTCTTTTATAACACTGTCTCTTCTACGTCACAATCCCGACAGCTCGCACAAGTGTTTTGTTTTTGAAACGCCACAGAAGAACGAGATAGGTAGTCTGATCGTTAGTTACTGTCCAGCATTGGCAGGCTGGATCACGGAAAACGAGGTTCCTACTAAGAAGCTCAAGTGTATTACCAATGAAGATCGTATTAGGCTCTATCATAATTTAGTCAATTGCCGCAGAACACTAGTGGATGCGGAGATATTGAGAAAACCTCAAGATTCTGGTGGTGGTTTCCTAAGAAACACTTTGCGAAGATTGTCTAAGCACAAAATAGAGAAACTTAGGCAAGAACATGGTAGCGCGACTGATCATGGTGAAACCTATAAAGGATTTCCTTATGCCTATTGGGCATTCAGCAGACAAACTATACCTCAGAGTCTCTCAAAACTACCCGATCCGGATGAACAGATGGCTCTTAGTGTATTCCAATTAATTTTAACTTACGCTGGATTAGGACAAAACGGAGATACGGTTCGTAGGGTAGAAGATGAACACGTAAACTTGATACAAACCGTGATGGAACGTTGTATAAGAAAGGAGAATCTGTTAGGTGAACTGTATCTTCAATTGATTAAACAAACGACAGATCACCCTGATCCTAATAGTCGAGTCAATCTCAGGcattgggcgttactttcttTGGCCTGTTCAGTTATTCTACCTCCACAGAAAGTAATTCGAAAGTATCTGATAGCGCATTTGAAACGATGCGCTAGTGATTACGTTACGGAGGAAGGAAAATACGCCAGATTTGCTGAAAAGTGCCTTTACAAGACGCAGGGCACGAGAAGAAGACAATGGCCGCCGAGCAGGGAAGAAATAATGTGCACGATTAATCGCAGGCCTATTTATGCGAGATTCCATTTCATGGATGGACAATATCATGCTGTTGAATTTCATCCTTCAGCAACAGCTAGAGACGTTATGGAGATTATCAAGACTAAGATTGGTTTAGAAGAAACTGCCATGG GTTATGCCATTTATGAAGTCTTAGGACCGACCGAAAGAGCATTGATACCAGAAGAAAAGATTGCCGACGTGATGTCGAAATGGGAGCGTTACAGAACCGCGAACGCACAACAGAATCAATCGCAAAGAAAGCACGCACAtcatttcttcttatttaaGAAACATTTGTTCCTTGATCAGTACATGAATCTCGATGATCCGGTGGAGAAAGAGTTACTTTATCATCAAGTACTGCATGATTTACGTGCTGATCGATTTCCTATCACTGAGAAAGAAGct ATGATGCTGACAGCGTTACAAGCGCAATTAGAACTCGGTGATTGTGAAGACGCTGTATCGGATCACGATTACCGAACTATATCAAGTCACTGCCTGCCACCAAGACTGGTTCCAAGTTTGTGCATTGAAGGAGTACTTCAACACCATCAATCACTACGAGGAATGACACCGCCCGAAGCGAAGAAGGCGTTCCTGAATTTAATTCAATCGTGGCCGCTTCACAGGGCCACGATATTCGATGTCATGCAATCATTTACTTCGAATTGGCCACGTGTTCTGTGGTTGGCCGTCGACCAGCAAGGTCTTCACCTTTTGGAGCATCGTTCCAGAAACACTCTCTGTACCTACGAATATAGCAGTATTCTCAGTTATAGTCCAGCTGTTAGTTGTTTGATGATTATCACTGGTACTGATAAGAAGCAGAGCAAAGTTATCCTTACGACATCTCAG GCACACCAAATTGCGAACTTAATTCGCGAATACATGGATGTTCTTCAATCACCACCGGAAGTACCGAAAAGAGAATCGGCAATTGCTCAACAAATAGCGCAGCAACCGATTCAACAACCATCGACAAATCTTACGGCTCCTGCCGGTGGTCGTAAATCTCGACCTGCTTCGGTATTACACAGAGGTGCTCCAGTGATACAATCGCAAGCTAGTTAA